The genomic DNA GGGCGAGCCTTCGGGACTGGCCTATGCCGCACGCACGCAAACGCTCTACATGATATCGGATTCGCGTTCCGAAATCTTCACCATTGACAGCACCGGCAAGATTCTGAGCGCATTGCCGGTAGCGGCGCAGGACATGGAAGGGATCACGCTTTCGCCTGGGGCGGATACCATCTATGTCGTCGAAGAAACGGCCTCGCAGGTCACGACCTTCCTGGCCAACGGCGTCAAGCTGTCGTCCTTTCCGGTCATGGTCAGACGCGATCCGAAACACGCGCTGGAGGGCATCACGCTCGATCATCGCGGCCATCTCTTTGTGATCAACGAAAAGAATCCCACCATGCTGCTGGAATTCGCGGGCCGCGTCGAGCTTGCACATCAAGTGCTGGACTATACCTCCGACATTTCCGACATCTGCTACGACGCCGGTAGTGATTGCTTCTGGATTGTCAGCGATGAGTCGAAGAAAGTGATCAAGATCTCGCGCGCCGGCGCCCTGCTCGGCGAATGGGATTGCCCGGCAACGCAGGGCGAGGGCATCGCGTTGATTGGCGGCCGCTTGTATGTCGTCTCCGATGCCGAAGCCAAGCTGTACGTTTTCCATAGACCGTCCTAAGAAAAGGAATCGACAATGAAAACTGGTTGGAAATGGTTGTGCCTGTTCCTGCTGCTGGCCTTTGCGGGCGGGGCGATGGCGCAGCAGGTGTACATGAACGAAATCTATACGCGCGGCGTTGCCACCGATCCCGATTGGATCGAGCTGTACAACGGCGCGGCGGCGGCGGTGGACATTGGCGGCTACAAGATCTACGACAGTGGCGGCAAGGCCGGTACGAAACCCAAAAAAGAGATTCCCGCCGGCACCGTGCTTCCGGCGAAGGGGTTTTATGTTGTGGTCACCGATGGCTCGAATCCCGAAGACTTCGGCCTGAGCAGCGGCGGCGAGGCCGTCTGGCTGGAGAATACCGCCGGCGCGGTGATCGACACCGTTGCCTTTCCGGCATTGCAGACCACCGAATCCTTCGGCCGCTTTCCCGATGGCGGCGCATGGCGAGTGTTGAAAGTGATCACCCGCGGCACGCCCAATGTGTTCGTGGTGATGAATGAAATCTATTCCCGCGGCACGACGGCGGATCCGGATTGGATCGAGTTGTACAACGCCTCGGCCACACCGATCGATCTCGGCGGCTACAAGATCTATGACAGCGGCGGCAAAGCCGGCACGAAACCCAAGAAAGAGATTGCCGCCGGCACCGTGATTCCGGCCAAGGGATTCTACGTTGTAGTCACCGACGGCTCGAATCCTGAAGACTTCGGCTTGAGCAGCGGCGGCGAGGCGGTGTGGCTGGAAAATGCCACCGGTGCAGTGATCGACACGGTGGCGTTCCCCGCGATGGAAACGACGCAGACTTTTGGCCGCTATCCGGATGGCGGCGCGTGGAAGTTGCTGAACGTGATCACACGCGGCACGCCCAATGTCATCGTGCTGATGAACGAGATCTACTCGCGCGGCACCAGCGCGGATCCGGACTGGATTGAACTATACAACAGCTCCGCTGCGCCGATGGACCTCAGCGGTTTCAAGATCTACGACAGCGGCGGCAAGGCTGGCACAAAACCCAAGAAGCAAATCGCCGCCGGCACGGTGATACCAGCAAACGGTTTTTATGTGGTCGTTACTGACGGCTCGAACCCCGAAGACTTTGGTCTGAGTAGCGGCGGCGAGGCCGTCTGGCTGGAAGACTCAACCGGCGCAGTGGTGGATACGGTGGCCTTTCCGGCAATGGAAACGACCCAATC from bacterium includes the following:
- a CDS encoding SdiA-regulated domain-containing protein, translated to MPTAPLPPRFTSAFVRALSKAAALAAMVPLLLSSCQRSEPAAPATKPATKSLELVAVHAIAVGEPSGLAYAARTQTLYMISDSRSEIFTIDSTGKILSALPVAAQDMEGITLSPGADTIYVVEETASQVTTFLANGVKLSSFPVMVRRDPKHALEGITLDHRGHLFVINEKNPTMLLEFAGRVELAHQVLDYTSDISDICYDAGSDCFWIVSDESKKVIKISRAGALLGEWDCPATQGEGIALIGGRLYVVSDAEAKLYVFHRPS
- a CDS encoding lamin tail domain-containing protein, whose translation is MKTGWKWLCLFLLLAFAGGAMAQQVYMNEIYTRGVATDPDWIELYNGAAAAVDIGGYKIYDSGGKAGTKPKKEIPAGTVLPAKGFYVVVTDGSNPEDFGLSSGGEAVWLENTAGAVIDTVAFPALQTTESFGRFPDGGAWRVLKVITRGTPNVFVVMNEIYSRGTTADPDWIELYNASATPIDLGGYKIYDSGGKAGTKPKKEIAAGTVIPAKGFYVVVTDGSNPEDFGLSSGGEAVWLENATGAVIDTVAFPAMETTQTFGRYPDGGAWKLLNVITRGTPNVIVLMNEIYSRGTSADPDWIELYNSSAAPMDLSGFKIYDSGGKAGTKPKKQIAAGTVIPANGFYVVVTDGSNPEDFGLSSGGEAVWLEDSTGAVVDTVAFPAMETTQSFGRVPDGGEWGLLTTITRGATNGSGTGVTDNAPMVASFRLEQNYPNPFNPSTTITFTLPRNGAVVLRVYDALGRQARELINGYRAAGTHQVIFTANGLATGAYFMRLEAADHVMQKAMLLVK